A stretch of Pukyongiella litopenaei DNA encodes these proteins:
- a CDS encoding Tn3 family transposase — protein sequence MPRRSILTARQRAALFDLPTDEATILYHYTLADDDLEVIRTRRHARNRLGFALQLCAFRYPGRMLASGEVIPEAVSSFIAAQLGEEMDELCRYAETDVTRRRHLIELRQVYGFKMFSGHRARELNAWLAGEAEVATSNHDLARRLVEECRRTQTILPGVSVIQRLCADALVAAERRIESAIVNRLDEDRRACLDTLLTEMVDGTVSRFVWLRHFEVGQNSADVGRLLDRLEVLRDLNISPDILAGIPPHRVTRLRRQGERYFADGLRDISSDRRLAILAVCAVEWSAAISDAVVETHDRIVGKTWQGAKRLCDARIADAKAAVQDTLRAFKSLGLALLDARSDGASLDQATELACGWDQLEGLVATAAELTDTMAADPLAHVGQGYHRFRRYAPRMLRVLDIEAADVAAPLLHASTLIADDEKPETRPVGFLRRGSKWHRHLNAEDGDGHRLWEVAVLFHLREAFRSGDIWLPHSRRYADLKQALVPAEAVEGAPRLTVPLDPETWLADRKARMTEGLARLAKAAHAGAIPGGSIENGVLKIERLSAAVPQEADELVLDLYDRLPAIRITELMQEVDADIGFTETFTHLHTGAPCKDQIGMLTVLLAEGLNLGLSKMAEATSTHDYFQLSRLSRWHVENDAINQALAMVIEAQARLPMAQFWGGGVTASSDGQFFPAARQGEAMNLINAKYGSEPGLKAYTHVSDQFGPFATQNIPATVSEAPYILDGLLMNDAGRKISEQYADTGGFTDQVFAVTALLSYRFIPRIRDLPSTRLHLFDPATAPNELRGLIGGKIREGVIVQNWPGVLRSVATMATGVMPPSQLLKKFAAYPRQHDLAVALREIGRIERTLFIIEWLLDANMQRRAQVGLNKGEAHHALKNALRIGRQGEIRDRTTEGQHYRMAGLNLLAAIIIYWNTKHLGHAVDARQQAGLNCAPDLLAHISPLGWAHILLTGEYRWRGSQRTSL from the coding sequence ATGCCAAGACGTTCCATTTTGACCGCCCGCCAACGTGCGGCGTTGTTCGACCTCCCTACCGACGAAGCCACCATCCTCTACCACTACACACTGGCGGACGATGACCTCGAAGTCATTCGAACCCGTCGCCATGCACGCAATCGCCTCGGCTTCGCCCTTCAGCTTTGCGCTTTCCGGTATCCTGGCCGAATGTTGGCGTCGGGTGAGGTCATTCCAGAGGCCGTCAGCAGTTTCATCGCAGCACAGCTTGGCGAAGAGATGGATGAGCTTTGCCGATATGCCGAGACCGACGTAACGCGGCGCAGGCATCTGATCGAATTACGCCAGGTCTATGGCTTTAAGATGTTCTCCGGTCATCGCGCACGGGAGCTGAACGCCTGGCTGGCAGGCGAGGCGGAGGTGGCAACGTCCAACCACGATCTGGCCCGCCGTCTTGTCGAAGAGTGCCGCCGGACCCAGACGATCCTGCCGGGCGTGTCCGTGATCCAGCGCCTCTGCGCGGATGCGCTCGTGGCGGCGGAACGCCGGATCGAAAGTGCCATCGTGAACCGGCTGGATGAGGATAGAAGGGCCTGCTTGGACACCTTGCTCACGGAGATGGTCGACGGCACGGTCAGCCGGTTCGTCTGGCTGCGCCATTTCGAGGTTGGTCAGAACTCGGCCGATGTTGGCCGCCTCCTCGATCGGCTGGAGGTTCTGCGGGATCTGAACATCTCGCCAGATATCCTCGCAGGCATTCCACCCCATCGGGTGACCCGCCTGCGGCGTCAGGGCGAACGCTACTTTGCCGATGGTCTGCGTGACATCAGCAGCGACCGCCGCCTGGCCATTCTCGCGGTTTGCGCCGTCGAGTGGTCTGCCGCGATTTCCGACGCGGTGGTCGAGACCCATGACCGGATCGTCGGCAAGACCTGGCAGGGCGCGAAGAGGCTGTGCGACGCCAGAATCGCCGACGCAAAGGCGGCGGTGCAGGACACCCTGCGCGCCTTCAAATCTCTCGGATTGGCCCTGCTGGACGCCAGAAGCGATGGGGCTTCCCTGGATCAGGCAACAGAGCTGGCTTGCGGGTGGGATCAGCTCGAAGGGCTGGTCGCCACCGCCGCCGAGTTGACGGACACGATGGCCGCTGACCCCTTGGCCCATGTTGGCCAGGGCTATCATCGGTTCCGGCGCTATGCCCCGCGCATGCTGCGCGTTCTCGACATCGAGGCGGCGGATGTCGCGGCACCCTTGCTGCACGCCAGTACGCTGATCGCAGACGACGAGAAACCTGAAACACGGCCGGTGGGCTTCCTGCGTCGTGGCTCGAAATGGCACCGCCATCTGAACGCTGAGGACGGTGACGGCCATCGGCTCTGGGAAGTCGCGGTGCTGTTTCATTTGCGGGAGGCGTTCCGGTCGGGTGACATCTGGCTCCCCCATTCCCGGCGCTACGCTGATCTGAAGCAGGCCCTGGTTCCTGCGGAAGCGGTAGAGGGCGCGCCAAGGCTGACGGTGCCGCTCGACCCGGAGACCTGGCTTGCCGATCGCAAGGCGCGCATGACCGAAGGGCTGGCGCGACTGGCAAAGGCGGCCCACGCAGGGGCCATTCCGGGCGGGTCGATCGAGAACGGCGTCTTGAAGATCGAGCGCCTGAGCGCGGCGGTGCCGCAAGAGGCGGACGAGCTGGTGCTCGATCTCTACGACAGGCTGCCCGCCATACGGATCACGGAGCTGATGCAGGAAGTCGATGCGGATATCGGGTTCACGGAGACCTTCACCCATCTGCATACCGGCGCGCCCTGCAAGGATCAGATCGGGATGTTGACCGTGCTGCTGGCTGAAGGCCTGAACCTTGGTCTCAGCAAGATGGCAGAGGCGACCAGCACACACGACTACTTCCAGCTCTCCCGCCTGTCCCGCTGGCACGTGGAGAACGATGCAATCAACCAAGCCCTCGCCATGGTGATTGAGGCACAAGCCCGGCTGCCCATGGCCCAGTTTTGGGGTGGCGGCGTCACCGCGTCCAGTGACGGGCAATTCTTCCCCGCCGCCCGGCAGGGCGAAGCCATGAACCTCATCAACGCGAAATACGGCTCCGAGCCGGGCCTCAAGGCCTATACCCATGTCTCCGACCAGTTCGGCCCCTTTGCCACCCAGAACATTCCGGCCACCGTCAGCGAAGCGCCCTACATCCTGGACGGGCTGCTGATGAACGACGCCGGGCGGAAGATCTCGGAGCAGTATGCCGACACCGGTGGCTTTACAGACCAGGTCTTTGCCGTGACCGCGCTGCTGTCCTACCGGTTCATCCCGCGCATCCGGGATCTGCCGTCAACGCGGCTCCATCTCTTTGATCCCGCCACCGCGCCGAACGAGTTGCGCGGTTTGATCGGCGGCAAGATCCGCGAAGGCGTCATCGTCCAGAACTGGCCAGGCGTCCTGCGTTCCGTGGCCACCATGGCGACCGGCGTCATGCCGCCCAGTCAGCTGCTCAAGAAGTTCGCCGCCTATCCACGCCAGCACGACCTAGCTGTGGCACTCCGCGAAATCGGCCGCATCGAGCGCACGCTGTTCATCATCGAGTGGTTACTCGACGCCAACATGCAGCGCAGGGCTCAGGTCGGGTTGAACAAGGGCGAGGCACACCACGCCTTGAAAAACGCCCTGCGCATCGGGCGCCAGGGTGAAATCCGGGATCGCACCACCGAGGGCCAGCACTACCGCATGGCGGGCCTCAACCTGCTCGCGGCAATCATCATCTATTGGAACACCAAGCACCTCGGTCATGCCGTGGACGCGCGGCAGCAGGCCGGCCTGAATTGCGCGCCCGATCTGCTGGCGCATATCTCGCCGCTCGGGTGGGCCCACATCCTGCTCACCGGCGAATACAGGTGGCGCGGAAGCCAGAGGACCAGCTTGTGA
- a CDS encoding recombinase family protein, protein MGQRAAIYARVSTSDQSCERQVAELTAFAERGCYDVVGVFKETASGASANRAARNQILDLAQARQIDAILVSELSRWGRSTQDLLDTLNRLAGWKVSVVAMNGMTFELDTPHGRMMATMLAGIAQFERDLLSERVKSGLAAARARGKKLGRQPGQRPKSDKLAPKVLQAVQEGRSYRWIARDLGISKNTVLEIMKRQRENL, encoded by the coding sequence CTGGGACAACGCGCGGCCATCTACGCCAGAGTTTCGACATCCGACCAGTCCTGTGAGCGACAGGTAGCGGAACTCACCGCATTTGCAGAACGCGGCTGCTATGATGTCGTCGGTGTGTTCAAGGAAACAGCCTCCGGGGCCTCCGCCAATCGCGCTGCCCGCAATCAGATCCTCGATCTCGCGCAGGCTCGGCAGATAGATGCCATCCTGGTCAGTGAGCTGTCCCGATGGGGGCGATCCACACAGGATCTGCTCGATACCCTCAATCGGCTCGCAGGCTGGAAAGTTTCGGTCGTGGCTATGAACGGCATGACCTTCGAGCTCGATACACCCCATGGGCGGATGATGGCCACCATGCTGGCAGGTATTGCCCAGTTCGAACGTGATCTTCTCAGCGAGCGCGTGAAATCCGGTCTCGCCGCCGCACGGGCTCGCGGCAAGAAGCTTGGGCGACAGCCAGGACAACGACCAAAGTCTGACAAGCTTGCCCCAAAGGTGCTTCAGGCCGTCCAAGAGGGAAGGTCATACCGATGGATCGCCAGAGACCTCGGCATCTCAAAAAACACCGTGCTCGAAATCATGAAACGCCAAAGGGAAAATCTTTAG